The nucleotide window acagtcagacacaactgaacaactgaactgatgaactgatCTGATATACTTAAACATACCACAGACAGCCCTGTCTCATTTGAAAGAAGACTGGGTTTTAAAGACCTGGATTGGAAGCTTGTAGCTGAAACTTTTGAAAGGATGATACATTCCAGTGTAATAGTTCCTGACACACTAATAGGGGAAGGGCATGTGAGGTGAGACAAGTAAACTAGTAAAACTCCCTTGGCTTCAATTTGCTTCTTTAAAATGGGgggaatagggcttcccaggtggctcagtggtaaagaattggcttgtcaatgcaggagacacaggttcaatctctgggtcaggaagatccctcggagaagggactggctacccactccagcattcttgcctgggaaatcccatggacagagaagcctggtgggctacagtccatggggttgcaaaagagctggacatgacttaacaactaaacaacagcaacaaatgggTTTAATGATAATGAAACCACCAGCTTAGTACATGACTAAATCAACTGAAACACAGATGCTTGacagataatataaataaaaggttCAAgtaatgtaaatatatgtatcagATGTAGAGTTTGTAGAGCTTTGGGATCTACCCATATGATTTTCTattgaaatttaataaaagacgcttacccttCTAGTTTCAAATGGCTCCTCAAGCCTTGagacataaaaagaaacatttccttcATGttcaagaaaagctatgagtCATGAAGATACTTTATAAAATAAGAGcaaataaagaataatttcaaattttctggcTTAATTTTTGTGCCAAAAAAAGGAATAGTTTGTGAGTTATTATTATCTCTTTTTCTAGGTGTTTCATGTTGTTGATTTtggaaaattaatataaaattcagCACTGATTCTTAAACTTCCCCAACTCTCCATGCATCTATTTAAGTATATCTATTCCTTACTGGCTGTCCCAGAGGCTCTGCAAAAACAAGATTTCTGACATGAAAGTCATATGAAAAAATCCATTTCATCCAAGTAACttatctcaataatttttaaaaattaataagaagacattggaaaaaatatattctacAATAAACTAGGGGTTTATTGTTGATATTCTTGCCATTGGCTATTCTGAAACTGTGAGTAAAAATATAGAAGTCTtggcaaagtattttaaaaagttgtcaaAGTGCCTACTTTCTAGGCTGTTTTGTCAATAGTCTGCAAAATTTGCTAATTTACATTCACAATTTACAGCATGTATAATCCTccctgtatatgtatataaatcatcATTTTCTTGGTATCCTGAATAGCCTAAGTTGCTCTCTTCTTCATCAGACTCCTCATGGCTTTTTTCACCTCTGTGTTTCTCACTGTGTAAATAATAGGATTTAACATGGGAGTGAGGGTTGCAAAGAACATAGCCACCCACTTGTCCACAGGGTAAGTGGCCACAGGGCGTGTGTAGGTGAACACACAAGGCACGAAAAAGAGCACCACTACTGTAAAGTGGGCGCCGCATGTAGAGAGAGCTCTGCGTCGTCCTTCAGAGCCGTGGGATCTCAGGGAGCTCAGGATGACTATGTAGGAAATGAGCAGCATGGTAAAAATGAGCAAGCACATGCCCCCACTGTTGGCTGCCACCACCATTCCCAGCCTGTAGGTGTCGCTGCAGGCGAGTTCCAACAGTGAGAAGAAATCACACATGAAGTGGTCAATGACATTGCGACCACAGAAGGTCAAGTCCGTGGTGAAGAGAATCTGcactgaggcatgcaggatccccCCTATCCAGGCCACCACCACCAGGAGCTGGCAGAGCCCCTGTCGCATGATGGTCGTGTAGTGCagaggcttgcagatggccacatagcggtcataggccatggcaATGAGGACGATGGCCTCTGATGCTGCCAGGAAGTGTTCCAAAAAGATCTGAGTCAGGCAGCCTCGCCAGGAGATGGTTCTCCTCTGGAACAGCAGGTCAATGATAAATTTAGGCGTGGTGACTGAGGTGAAGGAGGCATCTAATAAAGCCAAGTAggtgagaaagaagtacatgggagCAGAAAGTGTAGGGCTGAGGGAGATGGTGATGACTATGAGCAGGTTGGACAGAACAgtgaataagaaaatgaacagaaagacAATGAGGAGTATTTTCTGCACGTGTGGATTCTGTGTGAGTCCCAGGAGGACAAATTCAGTCACATTGTTGGAAGGGCTGAAGACATCCATTCAGCAAGTAACCGCTTCCTGGGGCCTGCCTTACCTGCAGAGGAACAAAGAATGATACTCGTTCATCACCAAAGAATTGTGGTCTGACTTACAACAAAATAGTGCGATCACTGTGACTTGTAGAGTATGCCCTTGACAGTTTGTCCCAGTACTtgcttcagttttttcttttttcctccataaaGCTTTCCATCTCTTCAGATACCTAGCACCAGTCACCTGTAAACCATCTGGAGGGCAAGTTTGATGTGTAATTTACTGAGAAAACACTGGAGATCTACTTGAGATCTGAATTCTCCTTCTTGTTCTGACCCCACTGGACTTGGCTGCATCCTTTCAGTTGTTCAGGCCCTTCACTGTGTCTGTAAGGTTACAAATCACAATTCTCAGATATATTTTATAGGCTAAGAACTGCTGTACACAGGTAAGAGTTATTCCCTTTTccatgatggaatttcagtttgcAATCTCAACTCCTAACTTTGCAAAGAAAAAACATGATCAAGAAATATCAGCTAAACAGGGAGTTTAGGGGAATATATATAAGTCCTTGGTGAAACAACCTTTCTGGTACCTATCAGAACACATAAACTATTCAGTCGTGTTTCCTTACTGTCCCACTAGAGTGCAGGGAATGACGTCCGCAGTGCCTGAATCCTAGCAGGTGATGAGTAAATGTTTGGTATTAAATTGTCATTCTCCAAAAGTAAGGATATGCTTGTTTCCCCAAAGCATAAACTCAACAGAAATTCAAATGCCCTTGTTCTCCAGCTCTGTTGATCTATAATCTCTCTACTGTATGAGAAATTTGAAGGGAAGCTGCACTCCTGTTTAAGAGTTTCTGAACACTCTCCAGAGGAAGCATTTAAATGTCTCTAGAAAAGTGCATGTTATGGATCATTTTACTTTAAAGATAATTTGTAGATATGttaattgattattttatttttcaaaattctgctccacatataatttaataaacatattctgtatattcattgcttcagtgtatgtgtgtgtgtgtgtttgtgtgtgtgtgagttgttcagttgtgtctgactctttgcaaccccatggactgtagcctgccagacctcaggctcctctgtccatgatagtctccaggcaagaatactgaagtgatttgccatccccttctccagggggtcttcccaaaccagggactgaacccaggtcttccatattgcaagcagattctttaccatctgagccaccagagaaacccatacCTTCAGTAgttttgattaaaaaagaaactaaattcaTATTGGtgttcaacacacaaaaatctttCAAGCAAAGGAAATACTTTCAAGttctgtaaataaaaatttaatgtgaaGAACAGAAATAACTTGCTAGAGAGACAGGTAATGCACCATACATACAAGTGTATATGCAGCAACTACAACAAACACATATAAAATCCGTTACTGCTATTTATTCCTACAAGTTcactcagtcaacaaatatttactggacaCTTACTATGTATATTAATGTATGCTTATTCATACAAAGTCATAAATGGTGCTGCTATTAAATGCCCTTAGTGCCTGACCTACCGTTACCAAACAGCAGCAGCTCACCCATCCATGTAGGAACGACCCTCCCGGTCCTTTATGTTTCTACTACTTGCATTCTCACGCCTTCTTCGACTATCTTCCAACAGCATCCATCATTCCTGGTTACAAGATAGTGCATGACTAATACAACAAGAAATTTGCAGTTTTAAATTTGCCAAGGAGAAGAGAAATAGATgcaattaaatatatttcatagagCATATCTTTGTAAAGATAAGTGaatgaaaaactttattttagatTATCTAAGATGAAACTTTCATGCACATGTGGAAACAACACGCACCGTTGTCACAGCATTTCCTCATTCTTTAGCGGGATCCCCCATCAGATAAAGAAGAGGACAGTGTAAATAAAGTAAGAATCAAACATAGTTTATGAAACTATTTtagaaacaacaatgaaaaaatataaattacttttttttcattttttctttggctctgcAATGCATCTTTTAGGAATAAAccttaatgtaaaatatttttaaaggagaaaaatcactaTGTACAAATTTGTCCAATACTATTAGTAAGAGCTGTGGAAATTTTAGAAGCAACATGGAATGTTCAACACGGGAATAAGATGATTAAAATTCCTTTTAATTGTACATCTCGTTGAATAATAAAAAGTACATCTCTTTGaatattatatactttttaagagcgatcattttaaaaattgtgcaaTGTCGTAAAAAAACTCTAAAGTTGTAATATTAAGTGAGGGAAATTTTGGATGCATATTTGACTTGCAAATTTATTCTAACTTATGTAATTGCAactaattatattattaattcaactaatttaaatatatgaaaggagaaagtgaaagtgttagtcactccattatgtccaaatctttgcaaccccatggactgtagccttccaggctcttctgtccatggaattccccaggcaagaatactggaatgggtagccagccattcccttctgcaggggatgttcctgactcagggatcgcaCTCACGTCTGctccattagcaggcagattctttaccatctgagccaccagggtagcccatttAAGTATATatcaataagaaataaacaattccAAAATATTCTTAGTTTTAAATTGGTAGTACTATAGCTGAGTCTACCTTTCTTGTTATTTGTATGCTGAAGAAGGGATTTAAATCTAAGGTAAGCTTGGATGAGGGTTGATTGTATGATTTGTAATTATTTGTATGCTGAAGAAGGGATTTAAATCTAAGGTAAGCTTGGATGAGGGTTGATTGTATGATTTGTAATATGTATTTAAACCTGAGATGTATGATTATAtgatttctaaaaaattaatCTCACCTATGAAAGTGTCTGACATATGTCCATGGCGAGGCCCCAGGCAGCTGTTAGTTgatcaggaaagaagtaaaagCCATAAGATAAAAATATCAACTAACTCAGCTGCAGTAAGTGTCTCTTCATTTATAAATCATAACTTTGCAGAAGCCTTAAAAAGCACTACCACATATCCTATTTGTTGGCAAAATCTATGAAATACCTTCTCTGTGACTAATTGGAACTCATGGGTATTTCCCTATCATTAACAGGTCTTGCCAACAAACCAATTATTTCAAATAAGGTGACAACATCAGACAGGAACTTTTACACTGTTCCTCACTAATTTTAAACTTCATCCGTAAGTCTCCATGAAAACAAAGCATcatctcaaaagagaaaaatttgacCACTTGTAAACTTgaattgtgtgtttgtgtgtggttaaagtggtgtctgaatctttgtgatccccatgaactatagcctgcagGAATCAAAGCTGTATggcttgcatctccttcattgtcaggcaaattctttaccactgggtcactGGGGAAGCCATAAACTGGATATTTGATAATAAATGAGCTTAAATATGGAGTCTGAATATTTGATACCATATAAATTAAACACTTAGATGTgtgttttagttttaatttttattatgatattttatttttaattgatctactgttcatggcaagaatacacagaagaactgtacaaaaaagatcttcatggccaagataatcatgatggtatgatcactcacctagagccagacattctggaatgtgaagtcaagtgggccttagaaagcatcactatgaacaaagctagtggaggtgatggaattccagtggagctatttcaaatcctgaaagatggtgctgtgaaagtgctgcactcaatatgccagcaaatttggaaaactcagcagtggccacagaacttgaaaaggtcagttttcattccaatcccaaagaaaggcaattccaaaggatgttcaaaataccac belongs to Bos indicus x Bos taurus breed Angus x Brahman F1 hybrid chromosome 15, Bos_hybrid_MaternalHap_v2.0, whole genome shotgun sequence and includes:
- the LOC113905185 gene encoding olfactory receptor 140-like; this translates as MDVFSPSNNVTEFVLLGLTQNPHVQKILLIVFLFIFLFTVLSNLLIVITISLSPTLSAPMYFFLTYLALLDASFTSVTTPKFIIDLLFQRRTISWRGCLTQIFLEHFLAASEAIVLIAMAYDRYVAICKPLHYTTIMRQGLCQLLVVVAWIGGILHASVQILFTTDLTFCGRNVIDHFMCDFFSLLELACSDTYRLGMVVAANSGGMCLLIFTMLLISYIVILSSLRSHGSEGRRRALSTCGAHFTVVVLFFVPCVFTYTRPVATYPVDKWVAMFFATLTPMLNPIIYTVRNTEVKKAMRSLMKKRAT